A genomic stretch from Actinomycetota bacterium includes:
- a CDS encoding zinc ribbon domain-containing protein, giving the protein MDCPRCGAENPDSAEFCSLCMQRLGYPRGGGIATGAGEGISGTRRSASPAEWRPDVVGSRRRESGIVAEKIKKYRVSMAVYGVLLLAFILWLVLSFTVWGNPSPGKRASQIISAVNNRDSEAFASLFAAQERSSAESLYARITDYIGTTGEFRDIRFRVEGKDSYTAYAHVKSGTVVLSGGASREITGEDGLMVSFEKRDGKWVAKVGGTKLIP; this is encoded by the coding sequence ATGGATTGCCCGCGGTGCGGTGCGGAAAACCCTGACAGCGCGGAGTTCTGCTCGCTTTGTATGCAACGCCTCGGTTACCCGCGGGGCGGCGGAATCGCCACGGGTGCCGGCGAAGGTATCTCCGGGACGCGGAGGAGTGCATCTCCCGCCGAATGGAGGCCAGACGTCGTGGGCTCCAGGCGCCGCGAGAGCGGTATAGTGGCGGAAAAGATAAAGAAATACCGCGTGAGCATGGCGGTATACGGCGTGCTGCTCCTGGCTTTCATCCTCTGGCTGGTACTCAGCTTCACTGTCTGGGGTAACCCCTCGCCGGGCAAGAGGGCTTCCCAGATCATAAGCGCCGTCAACAACCGGGACAGTGAGGCCTTCGCCTCGCTTTTCGCAGCGCAGGAGAGATCGTCCGCGGAATCCCTGTACGCAAGGATAACCGATTACATCGGGACGACGGGAGAGTTCCGGGACATCAGGTTCCGCGTGGAGGGGAAGGACTCCTACACCGCCTATGCTCACGTGAAGAGCGGGACGGTGGTGCTTTCCGGCGGAGCCTCGCGGGAGATCACGGGTGAGGACGGGCTGATGGTGAGTTTCGAAAAACGTGACGGCAAATGGGTCGCAAAAGTGGGGGGCACGAAACTCATCCCCTGA